Genomic segment of Kibdelosporangium phytohabitans:
GGTCCTGCCCATGGTGTTCGGCGAGGGAAGTCACCAGGTTGACGCAGTCGACGTCCTGTTCCACCTCCTTCTGGTAGGAGTAGATGTCGTTGTCCCACGCCAGTATCACCGCCGTGATGTCGGTGAGCCGCCTGACATCGGGCCGGTTCAGCTCGGCGGCCGGGACCTCGAATCCTCCCGCCAGTTCCATCAGACCGATGCCGTAGCCGAACGCACCCGAGTCCATGGGACGAATCGTGGTCACCACGTCCGGGTCGGGCACCAGGCCGGCGTGCCGGTGGACTGCGGCCCACAGCACACCAGCGGCGAAGCTCCGGTTCATGTCGATCCACCTGGCGTGCACCCCTGGCGCTGCCAACTCCGCGAACTCGTCGTGGATCTCCCGGAAAGCCTGCGCGAACGCGTCTTCCGCCAGGACGCCGCACTCCGGCGCGTCGAGCATCCGGACCATCCCGAAGTGCTGATCAGTCACGGCGGGCAGGCTGACCCGCGCTTGTCTCTCGACGATGTCGTCCATGACGAAGCCCCAGCAATGGAACTTGGCGATCGTCTCCAGCGCTTTCAGGTTGCCGTACGGGAACAGGCGGGC
This window contains:
- a CDS encoding terpene synthase family protein is translated as MTDPHHDDLVSGGVPLIYCPISPAVHPLADVVNRHAVDWMRQRGLCPDSQAVSRLEQLNCGALVARLFPYGNLKALETIAKFHCWGFVMDDIVERQARVSLPAVTDQHFGMVRMLDAPECGVLAEDAFAQAFREIHDEFAELAAPGVHARWIDMNRSFAAGVLWAAVHRHAGLVPDPDVVTTIRPMDSGAFGYGIGLMELAGGFEVPAAELNRPDVRRLTDITAVILAWDNDIYSYQKEVEQDVDCVNLVTSLAEHHGQDRRTALAHAIRMRNQAMWCYLRHRRQLVPSGGVLDCYLRGLDHQIRGNLDWGLRATRRYATVDAPALVMWERPTGELNGDSLDEPIDLPSIRWWWEGSR